The Methanobacterium sp. sequence CCAATGAAAAGCAGCATTATGAAAATATGAAACTGGAAGAAGATAAAAGAGTTACTGTAGCTCAACCAATATCAGTTGATAGAACTATGCTTAGAAAAAGCCTTATTCAGGGTTTAATGGAATTTTTAGAAGATAATAAGCATGAAGAGCTGCCGCAAAAGATCTTTGAAGTGGGTGATGTTGTATATCTTGATGAAACCTGCGAAACATGTACCCGTGACATTAAAAAATTAGCTGGAGCTGTAACCCACTCAAGCGCTAATTTTACAGAAATAAAGTCAATTATGGATGCTTTATTCGTTAATCTTGGCCTTACAATGGATATTGGACCATATAACCATCCTTCATTTATTAAAGGAAGATGTGCAAAGGTTAAAGGATTAAATAGCTGGAAATCTGACAATTTATTTATAACAGGATTCTTTGGAG is a genomic window containing:
- a CDS encoding phenylalanine--tRNA ligase subunit beta, which encodes NEKQHYENMKLEEDKRVTVAQPISVDRTMLRKSLIQGLMEFLEDNKHEELPQKIFEVGDVVYLDETCETCTRDIKKLAGAVTHSSANFTEIKSIMDALFVNLGLTMDIGPYNHPSFIKGRCAKVKGLNSWKSDNLFITGFFGEVNPEVITNFNLEYPVIAFEIEFN